A genomic window from Streptomyces sp. WMMC940 includes:
- a CDS encoding roadblock/LC7 domain-containing protein codes for MAEPDDRETGRTAAGGLGWLLDDLLERTDHVRQAVLLTADGLVTSASRGMPQRDIEHLSAVCAGFHSLAKEAGSRFAAGKVRQTMVMLDDAYLFITPAGDGSRLAVLSDTETDVGQLAHEMALLVKRVGRHMAVPARSAAEAPDA; via the coding sequence ATGGCTGAGCCTGACGACAGAGAGACCGGACGGACCGCCGCCGGTGGCCTCGGCTGGCTCCTCGACGACCTGCTCGAGAGGACCGACCACGTCCGGCAGGCCGTGCTGCTCACCGCGGACGGCCTGGTCACCTCCGCCTCCCGGGGCATGCCGCAACGCGACATCGAGCATCTGTCCGCCGTGTGCGCGGGCTTCCACAGCCTCGCCAAGGAGGCGGGTTCCCGATTCGCGGCCGGGAAGGTGCGCCAGACCATGGTCATGCTCGACGACGCCTACCTCTTCATCACCCCGGCGGGCGACGGGAGCCGTCTCGCCGTGCTCAGCGATACCGAGACCGACGTGGGACAGCTCGCCCACGAGATGGCGCTCCTGGTGAAGCGCGTCGGCCGGCACATGGCCGTTCCCGCGCGCTCGGCCGCCGAGGCCCCAGACGCGTAG
- a CDS encoding DUF742 domain-containing protein, with amino-acid sequence MNDHWYEDETGAMVRPYTVTRGRTRPVAEHHIDLMSQVRAVEWDRPEPRLDHARSALLELVRRAPRPVAEVAADADMPLTVVRVLLVDLVEAGLVRISEPPARQGAHAPSLLREIADRLREI; translated from the coding sequence GTGAACGACCACTGGTACGAGGACGAGACCGGGGCGATGGTGCGGCCGTACACCGTCACCCGTGGCCGGACCCGTCCCGTCGCGGAGCACCACATCGATCTGATGTCACAGGTCAGGGCCGTGGAATGGGACAGGCCCGAGCCGCGGCTCGACCATGCCCGCAGCGCTCTGCTGGAACTGGTGCGGCGTGCGCCGAGACCCGTCGCCGAGGTCGCGGCGGACGCCGACATGCCCCTCACGGTCGTCCGGGTCCTGCTCGTGGACCTGGTGGAGGCGGGTCTGGTGCGGATCTCGGAGCCACCCGCCCGGCAGGGCGCGCACGCTCCGTCCCTGTTGAGGGAGATAGCCGACCGGCTGCGCGAGATCTGA
- a CDS encoding sensor histidine kinase, with translation MALTVVPAVALLALWSFAMVSVTGDLRALVRLQSVYETFGTPVDTAVGQIQIERRLAAAYLGAGQRNAGAADAAALLAQQRSTDRAVEAMLDAVGDRERREDLSGRQRASLDTMVRAVARLDALREEVVDRRLSWSEAVDAYTVVVEPTFDVQSQLTALQAGQLAREAQVVVELVRVREFVSREDALVAGARAAGILTDGQYDTLTATIEDRRVFHRTYVPDLPADSRKLFTDFQRGAEYRALTSGEDALLRAGAANAGQAMADASWRTTTDRAVKRYMLLCTESALNAAERGRAFAYREMVKAAVVGLTGLSAVGLSVWLSASAGRRIARRLEELRDAADVLATRRLPEVMERLGAGEDVDPAAAAPPLDFADGDGEPDEIAQVGTALNAARRAAVEAAVKQATLRRGIFAVLLNIARRNQALVHRQAKLVDTLERRTTDPDTLEDLFRIDHLTTRMRRHAEGLIILSGAAPGRRWRGPVPLVDVVAAAVGEIEDYTRVVVPPMPAVGVGADAVADVVHLVAELVENATAFSPPHTQVTMRTGEARNGFVLEIDDRGLGLDGDELVQAHRTLARPGDFDPVQDERLGLYVVGRLAARHGITVTLTRSPYGGTTAVVLLPHTIITPAEPEPAPVPSSVADVPGREHAEAPAGAATANGAGTAPPERAQASAGAVLHALPTRTVPTQDGPAGHGGASSSAGGGTTGPRSVGDGEVARVRPGGGPEPGAGPAADGTGAGVRPVGDGEVAGVRPGGPPRPLPDRRRSHPTAEQQAASGTAPGAERPPGALAPRPDAGPGSEPAPPSTVAAVPGTRAAGEAPAQEPAPPALPTRIRQASLAGPLRESPGGTRQEGPGRPEREVSAEEMRAILGAFQRGLDSGRRSEPRGSEPQGGPPDGPGTTNDEGTHDDG, from the coding sequence GTGGCCCTCACCGTCGTGCCCGCCGTGGCCCTGCTGGCGTTGTGGAGCTTCGCCATGGTGTCCGTGACGGGCGATCTACGAGCGCTGGTCCGGCTCCAGAGCGTGTACGAGACGTTCGGCACCCCCGTCGACACGGCCGTCGGGCAGATCCAGATCGAACGCCGGCTCGCCGCGGCCTATCTGGGCGCCGGGCAGCGGAACGCCGGGGCGGCCGACGCCGCCGCGCTGCTGGCCCAGCAGCGTTCGACCGACCGGGCCGTGGAGGCGATGCTCGACGCCGTCGGGGACCGGGAACGCCGCGAGGACCTCTCCGGCCGGCAGCGGGCGTCCCTGGACACGATGGTCCGGGCCGTCGCACGGCTCGACGCGCTGCGGGAGGAGGTGGTCGACCGCAGGCTCTCCTGGAGCGAGGCGGTCGACGCCTACACGGTGGTCGTCGAGCCGACCTTCGACGTCCAGTCCCAGCTCACCGCGCTGCAGGCCGGACAGCTCGCACGTGAGGCGCAGGTCGTGGTGGAGCTCGTGCGGGTGCGCGAGTTCGTCTCCCGCGAGGACGCGCTCGTCGCCGGGGCCCGGGCCGCCGGCATCCTCACCGACGGCCAGTACGACACGCTCACCGCCACCATCGAGGACCGCCGGGTCTTCCACCGCACCTACGTCCCCGACCTCCCGGCGGACTCCCGGAAGCTCTTCACGGACTTCCAGCGCGGCGCCGAGTACCGGGCTCTGACGTCGGGGGAGGACGCGCTGCTGCGGGCCGGTGCGGCGAACGCCGGCCAGGCCATGGCGGACGCCTCGTGGCGGACGACGACGGACCGCGCAGTGAAGCGGTACATGCTGCTGTGCACCGAGTCGGCCCTGAACGCGGCCGAGCGCGGACGTGCCTTCGCCTACCGCGAGATGGTCAAGGCGGCCGTCGTCGGCCTCACGGGGCTGTCCGCGGTCGGGCTCTCCGTCTGGCTCTCGGCGAGCGCCGGCCGCCGGATCGCCCGAAGGCTGGAGGAGTTGCGGGACGCGGCGGACGTCCTCGCCACCCGACGACTGCCCGAGGTGATGGAACGGCTCGGCGCGGGCGAGGACGTCGACCCGGCCGCGGCGGCGCCGCCGCTCGACTTCGCCGACGGGGACGGGGAGCCCGACGAGATCGCGCAAGTGGGCACGGCCCTCAACGCGGCGCGCCGGGCGGCCGTCGAGGCGGCGGTGAAGCAGGCGACGCTGCGGCGCGGCATCTTCGCCGTGCTGCTGAACATCGCACGGCGGAACCAGGCGCTGGTGCACCGCCAGGCGAAGCTCGTCGACACCCTGGAACGGCGGACGACGGACCCCGACACGCTCGAGGACCTGTTCCGCATCGACCATCTGACGACCCGGATGCGGCGCCACGCGGAGGGCCTGATCATCCTTTCGGGAGCGGCGCCCGGACGGCGTTGGCGGGGGCCGGTGCCCCTCGTGGACGTGGTGGCGGCCGCGGTCGGCGAGATCGAGGACTACACGCGCGTCGTGGTGCCCCCGATGCCGGCGGTGGGCGTCGGGGCGGACGCCGTGGCGGACGTGGTGCACCTCGTCGCGGAACTGGTCGAGAACGCCACCGCCTTCTCGCCGCCGCACACCCAGGTGACGATGCGTACGGGCGAGGCCCGCAACGGCTTCGTGCTGGAGATCGACGACCGCGGCCTCGGCCTGGACGGCGACGAACTCGTCCAGGCCCACCGCACCCTGGCGCGGCCCGGCGACTTCGACCCGGTCCAGGACGAACGCCTCGGACTGTACGTCGTGGGCCGTCTCGCCGCCCGGCACGGCATCACCGTCACCCTCACCCGCTCTCCGTACGGGGGCACCACCGCGGTGGTGCTGCTGCCGCACACGATCATCACCCCGGCGGAGCCGGAGCCGGCCCCAGTCCCGTCCTCCGTAGCGGACGTACCGGGGCGGGAGCACGCGGAGGCTCCCGCGGGCGCGGCGACGGCGAACGGGGCAGGGACCGCGCCGCCCGAGCGCGCGCAGGCTTCCGCGGGTGCCGTGCTCCACGCCCTTCCCACGCGCACCGTGCCCACCCAGGACGGGCCGGCCGGGCACGGCGGCGCCTCGTCTTCCGCAGGTGGAGGCACCACCGGCCCGCGGTCCGTTGGTGACGGCGAGGTGGCGCGCGTCCGGCCCGGCGGTGGCCCGGAGCCGGGAGCCGGTCCCGCCGCCGACGGTACGGGCGCGGGGGTCCGGCCCGTTGGTGACGGCGAGGTGGCGGGCGTCCGGCCCGGCGGCCCGCCGCGCCCGCTCCCCGACCGCCGGCGCTCCCACCCGACGGCGGAGCAGCAGGCCGCCTCCGGAACCGCTCCCGGGGCGGAGCGGCCCCCCGGCGCCCTGGCGCCGCGTCCGGACGCCGGGCCGGGGAGCGAGCCGGCGCCGCCGAGCACCGTGGCGGCCGTCCCCGGCACCCGGGCCGCCGGCGAAGCGCCCGCGCAGGAACCGGCGCCTCCGGCGCTGCCCACCCGGATCCGGCAGGCATCCCTCGCCGGCCCGCTGCGCGAGAGCCCCGGCGGAACGCGGCAGGAAGGGCCAGGGAGACCGGAGAGGGAGGTCAGCGCCGAGGAGATGCGGGCCATCCTCGGGGCCTTCCAGCGAGGGCTCGACAGCGGACGGAGGAGCGAGCCCCGCGGGAGCGAACCGCAGGGCGGCCCGCCCGACGGGCCGGGAACCACGAACGACGAAGGGACGCACGACGATGGCTGA
- a CDS encoding GDSL-type esterase/lipase family protein: protein MTPDPNWLDPGPFLRGVAWLDGGRPVRADPGDLARLPWDTRERAALPIGVRLEFTAPDGARAVELRYRARVPGTADALRDLAHCFALWEGDRCAAESFTEPAEEATVTIPLPPGPGPFTVHPPESQAPVVLGVRGLGGRVLPAPRRPRWAVHGDSITEGWWSTRPAHAWPSAAGRALGLDCVNLGYAGSARGELATAQQLASLPADLMTLAFGTNCWSGVPCSASLLYEKTRAFVTLVRRGHPTTPLLLVSPVLRPDAETARNPLGATLADLRAAMEEAVRDLVAGGDDRLALLPGAGLLTADDLADGLHPNDGGHARMASAVAGAIRASGFAPAPAAASAGAGTGTGSAGTVAGSA from the coding sequence GTGACGCCGGACCCGAACTGGCTCGACCCCGGACCGTTCCTGCGCGGCGTGGCCTGGCTCGACGGCGGGCGTCCGGTCAGGGCCGACCCCGGTGATCTCGCCCGGCTGCCGTGGGACACCCGGGAACGCGCCGCGCTCCCCATCGGCGTACGGCTGGAGTTCACGGCTCCCGACGGCGCCCGGGCGGTCGAGCTGCGCTACCGGGCCCGGGTGCCCGGCACGGCCGACGCGTTGCGCGACCTCGCGCACTGCTTCGCCCTGTGGGAGGGCGACCGCTGTGCGGCCGAGTCGTTCACCGAGCCCGCCGAGGAGGCCACGGTCACGATCCCGCTGCCACCCGGGCCGGGGCCGTTCACCGTCCATCCGCCGGAGTCCCAGGCACCGGTGGTTCTCGGGGTGCGCGGACTGGGCGGCAGGGTGCTCCCGGCACCGCGCCGGCCGCGCTGGGCGGTCCACGGCGACTCGATCACCGAGGGCTGGTGGTCCACCCGCCCCGCGCACGCCTGGCCCTCGGCCGCCGGCCGGGCCCTCGGCCTGGACTGCGTGAACCTCGGCTATGCCGGGTCGGCCCGCGGCGAACTCGCGACCGCCCAGCAGCTCGCCTCGCTTCCGGCGGACCTGATGACGCTCGCCTTCGGCACCAACTGCTGGTCGGGCGTCCCCTGCTCCGCCTCCCTGCTGTACGAGAAGACCCGCGCCTTCGTCACCCTCGTCCGCCGGGGGCACCCGACCACCCCCCTGCTGTTGGTCTCCCCCGTACTGCGCCCGGACGCGGAGACGGCGCGGAATCCGCTCGGTGCGACGCTCGCGGACCTCCGCGCGGCGATGGAGGAGGCCGTCCGGGACCTCGTCGCAGGCGGCGACGACCGGCTGGCCCTGCTGCCCGGTGCCGGTCTGCTGACGGCGGACGACCTGGCGGACGGTCTGCATCCGAACGACGGGGGCCACGCCCGGATGGCCTCCGCGGTGGCCGGAGCCATCCGGGCGTCGGGCTTCGCACCCGCACCGGCCGCCGCGAGCGCGGGGGCGGGGACGGGGACGGGGAGCGCGGGGACCGTGGCGGGGAGCGCCTGA
- a CDS encoding flavin monoamine oxidase family protein, giving the protein MTSTVPTAVPHTDAQPPITMFGPDFPYAYDDFLANPAGLGQIPATEHGTEIAVIGGGLSGIVAAYELMKMGLKPVVYEADQIGGRLRTVGFDGCDPSLTAEMGAMRFPPSSTALQHYIDLVGLETRAFPNPLAEATPSTVVDLKGESHYAETIDDLPQVYRDVAQAWNACLEEGADFSDMNRAMRERDVPRIREIWAKLVEKLDNQTFYGFLCDSEAFRSFRHREIFGQVGFGTGGWDTDFPNSILEILRVVYTEADDHHRGIVGGSQQLPLRLWERAPEKITHWAYGTSLATLHVDGAPRPAVTRLHRTAGNRITVTDASGDIRTYQAAIFTAQSWMLLSKIACDDSLFPIDHWTAMERTHYMESSKLFVPVDRPFWLDKDEQTGRDVMSMTLTDRMTRGTYLLDDGPDKPAVICLSYTWCDDSLKWLPLSANERMEVMLKSLGEIYPKVDIRKHIIGNPVTVSWENEPYFMGAFKANLPGHYRYQRRLFTHFMQDRLPDDKRGIFLAGDDISWTAGWAEGAVQTALNAVWGVMHHLGGATDATNPGPGDVFDEIAPVELPED; this is encoded by the coding sequence ATGACGTCCACGGTGCCCACCGCCGTCCCGCACACCGACGCGCAGCCGCCCATCACCATGTTCGGGCCGGACTTCCCCTACGCCTACGACGACTTCCTCGCCAACCCGGCGGGCCTGGGCCAGATACCCGCGACCGAGCACGGCACCGAGATCGCGGTCATCGGGGGCGGTCTCTCCGGCATCGTCGCCGCGTACGAGCTGATGAAGATGGGCCTCAAGCCGGTCGTCTACGAGGCGGACCAGATCGGCGGCCGGCTGCGCACGGTGGGCTTCGACGGCTGCGACCCGTCGCTCACCGCCGAGATGGGCGCCATGCGCTTCCCGCCGTCCTCGACGGCGCTGCAGCACTACATCGACCTGGTGGGGCTGGAGACCCGGGCCTTCCCCAACCCGCTCGCCGAAGCCACCCCCTCCACCGTCGTCGACCTCAAGGGCGAGTCGCACTACGCGGAGACCATCGACGACCTGCCGCAGGTGTACCGCGACGTCGCGCAGGCGTGGAACGCCTGCCTGGAGGAGGGCGCGGACTTCTCCGACATGAACCGCGCCATGCGCGAGCGCGACGTCCCGCGGATCCGCGAGATCTGGGCGAAGCTCGTCGAGAAGCTCGACAACCAGACCTTCTACGGCTTCCTCTGCGACTCCGAGGCCTTCAGGTCCTTCCGGCACCGCGAGATCTTCGGCCAGGTCGGCTTCGGCACCGGCGGCTGGGACACCGACTTCCCCAACTCCATCCTGGAGATCCTCCGCGTCGTCTACACCGAGGCGGACGACCACCACCGCGGCATCGTCGGCGGCTCCCAGCAGCTGCCGCTGCGGCTCTGGGAGCGCGCGCCGGAGAAGATCACGCATTGGGCGTACGGCACCTCGCTCGCCACACTGCACGTGGACGGGGCGCCCCGGCCCGCCGTGACCCGGCTGCACCGCACCGCGGGCAACCGCATCACCGTCACGGACGCCTCCGGCGACATCCGTACCTACCAGGCGGCGATCTTCACCGCGCAGTCCTGGATGCTGCTCTCCAAGATCGCCTGCGACGACTCGCTGTTCCCCATCGACCACTGGACGGCGATGGAGCGCACGCACTACATGGAGTCGTCCAAGCTCTTCGTCCCGGTGGACCGGCCGTTCTGGCTGGACAAGGACGAGCAGACCGGCCGTGACGTCATGTCGATGACGCTCACCGACCGGATGACGCGCGGCACCTACCTGCTGGACGACGGCCCGGACAAGCCCGCCGTCATCTGCCTCTCGTACACGTGGTGCGACGACAGCCTCAAGTGGCTGCCGCTGTCCGCGAACGAGCGCATGGAGGTCATGCTCAAGTCGCTCGGCGAGATCTACCCGAAGGTCGACATCCGCAAGCACATCATCGGCAACCCGGTGACCGTGTCCTGGGAGAACGAGCCCTATTTCATGGGCGCGTTCAAGGCCAACCTGCCGGGCCACTACCGCTACCAGCGGCGGCTGTTCACCCACTTCATGCAGGACCGGCTGCCCGACGACAAGCGCGGCATCTTCCTCGCCGGCGACGACATCTCGTGGACGGCCGGCTGGGCCGAGGGCGCGGTGCAGACGGCGCTCAACGCCGTGTGGGGCGTGATGCACCACCTCGGCGGCGCCACCGACGCCACCAACCCGGGCCCGGGCGATGTCTTCGACGAGATCGCCCCGGTGGAACTCCCCGAGGACTGA
- a CDS encoding DUF5995 family protein, producing MAKIAQYSAGGGARRAPVGTVLDRMRAFRSDWPADDGIAVFNRVYLTVTERLARCIDNGGFPDRESAVTLQVLFAERYLSAADTVAAGGRAPACWRPLFQFRRHPGVRPLQFALAGINAHIGHDLALAVVDTCRTLDCRPPDLEADFDRVGDILTMLEERIREDLMPGPDLLEIADPLTHLLGAWSLERARDGAWTAARLLWGLRELPSLAEEFTERLDAGVGLVGRCLLTPLR from the coding sequence ATGGCGAAGATCGCACAGTACTCGGCCGGCGGCGGAGCGCGCCGTGCCCCGGTCGGCACGGTGCTGGACCGGATGCGCGCGTTCCGCTCCGACTGGCCCGCGGACGACGGGATCGCGGTCTTCAACCGCGTCTACCTGACCGTCACGGAACGACTCGCCCGGTGCATCGACAACGGCGGGTTCCCCGACCGCGAGTCCGCCGTCACCCTGCAGGTCCTCTTCGCCGAGCGCTATCTGTCGGCCGCGGACACGGTCGCCGCGGGCGGCCGGGCGCCGGCCTGCTGGCGCCCGCTGTTCCAGTTCCGGCGTCATCCCGGCGTACGCCCGCTGCAGTTCGCGCTGGCCGGGATCAATGCGCACATCGGACACGACCTCGCGCTGGCCGTGGTGGACACCTGCCGTACGCTCGACTGCCGACCGCCCGACCTCGAAGCCGACTTCGACCGCGTGGGCGACATCCTCACGATGCTGGAGGAACGCATCCGCGAGGATCTGATGCCCGGGCCCGATCTGCTGGAGATCGCCGATCCCCTCACCCATCTCCTCGGCGCCTGGAGTCTGGAGCGGGCCCGTGACGGCGCCTGGACCGCGGCGCGCCTGCTGTGGGGACTGCGGGAACTGCCCTCTCTGGCCGAGGAGTTCACCGAACGGCTGGACGCCGGGGTCGGCCTGGTCGGGCGCTGCCTCCTCACCCCGCTCCGCTGA
- a CDS encoding amino acid permease, which yields MLDHGAAPTVTPQRDPGGPAQGLGSRLMRRKPVEQLVSEGGQGEGGTLRRSLTMWQLTMISIGATLGTGIFVVLGEATPLAGPAVAISFVVAGLTALFSALSYAELAGAVPVSGSSYSYSYATMGELIAWVCGWCLVLEYGVSVAAVAVGWGEYLNELLDGTIGVTIPDAVSAPIGEGGFINLPALVVVLLAMVFLMGGAKESARVNTAMVVIKIVTLLLFIGIGFMGIKAGNYTPLAPLGVTGISAAAATLFFSYIGFDAASTAGEEAKNPKRDLPRAIMLSLLIVTVLYCLVALVAVGAMPWQDFEGTEAALAQIMKDVTGQSFWGVVLAAGAVVAIASVVFAVLYGQTRILFAMSRDGLVPKVFAKVNEKTGAPRANTVIVSLFCGVLAAFIPLGELANATSIGTLFAFGLVNVAVIILRWKRPDMNRTFKVMLFPVTPILGFGFCAYMMLSLPGITWVWFGGWMAAGLVFYFLYGLRRSRLATAEK from the coding sequence GTGTTGGACCACGGCGCAGCGCCCACCGTCACCCCCCAGAGGGATCCCGGTGGCCCCGCCCAGGGCCTCGGCAGCCGTCTGATGCGGCGCAAGCCCGTCGAACAGCTCGTCTCCGAGGGCGGCCAGGGCGAGGGCGGCACGCTCCGCCGCTCGCTCACGATGTGGCAGCTGACCATGATCAGCATCGGTGCCACCCTCGGCACCGGCATCTTCGTCGTCCTGGGCGAGGCCACCCCGCTCGCCGGCCCGGCCGTCGCGATCTCCTTCGTGGTCGCCGGCCTGACCGCCCTGTTCTCCGCCCTCTCCTACGCCGAGCTCGCCGGTGCCGTGCCGGTCTCCGGCTCCTCGTACTCGTACTCGTACGCGACCATGGGCGAGCTGATCGCCTGGGTCTGCGGCTGGTGCCTGGTGCTGGAGTACGGCGTCTCCGTCGCGGCCGTCGCCGTCGGCTGGGGCGAGTACCTGAACGAACTGCTCGACGGCACGATCGGGGTGACCATCCCGGACGCCGTGTCCGCGCCGATCGGCGAGGGCGGATTCATCAATCTCCCCGCCCTCGTCGTCGTGCTGCTCGCCATGGTCTTCCTGATGGGCGGCGCCAAGGAGAGCGCCCGCGTCAACACGGCCATGGTCGTCATCAAGATCGTGACGCTGCTGCTCTTCATCGGCATCGGCTTCATGGGCATCAAGGCCGGCAACTACACCCCGCTCGCCCCGCTGGGCGTCACCGGCATCAGCGCCGCCGCGGCCACGCTGTTCTTCTCGTACATCGGCTTCGACGCCGCCTCCACCGCCGGTGAGGAGGCGAAGAACCCGAAGAGGGACCTGCCGCGCGCGATCATGCTGTCGCTGCTGATCGTCACCGTGCTCTACTGCCTCGTCGCCCTGGTCGCCGTCGGCGCCATGCCGTGGCAGGACTTCGAGGGCACCGAGGCGGCGCTGGCGCAGATCATGAAGGACGTCACGGGCCAGAGCTTCTGGGGCGTGGTGCTCGCCGCAGGCGCCGTCGTCGCGATCGCCAGCGTCGTCTTCGCCGTGCTGTACGGCCAGACCCGCATCCTGTTCGCGATGTCCCGCGACGGCCTGGTGCCCAAGGTCTTCGCCAAGGTCAACGAGAAGACCGGCGCCCCGCGCGCCAACACCGTGATCGTCTCGCTGTTCTGCGGCGTGCTGGCGGCCTTCATCCCGCTCGGCGAACTGGCCAACGCCACCAGTATCGGTACGCTCTTCGCCTTCGGGCTGGTCAACGTCGCCGTGATCATCCTGCGCTGGAAGCGCCCCGACATGAATCGCACCTTCAAGGTGATGCTCTTCCCGGTCACCCCGATCCTGGGCTTCGGCTTCTGCGCCTACATGATGCTCAGCCTTCCCGGCATCACCTGGGTGTGGTTCGGTGGCTGGATGGCCGCCGGGCTCGTGTTCTACTTCCTCTACGGCCTTCGCCGCTCCCGGTTGGCAACAGCAGAGAAGTGA
- a CDS encoding Lrp/AsnC family transcriptional regulator, translating to MRLNDLDERIVHALAEDARRSYADIGSLVGLSAPAVKRRVDRLRAEGVITGFTVRVDPAAMGWETEGFIEIHARSNTSPETIKRGLERYPEVASASTVTGEADAIVQVFASDMRHFERVLERIAGEPFVERTKSVLVLSPLLRRFSSGAPA from the coding sequence GTGCGACTGAACGATCTCGACGAACGCATCGTCCACGCCCTCGCCGAGGACGCCCGCCGTTCCTACGCCGACATCGGTTCGCTCGTCGGCCTGTCCGCGCCCGCCGTGAAGCGGCGCGTGGACAGGCTCCGGGCGGAGGGAGTCATCACCGGCTTCACGGTCCGTGTCGACCCGGCCGCGATGGGCTGGGAGACCGAGGGCTTCATCGAGATCCACGCACGCAGCAACACCTCGCCCGAGACCATCAAGCGCGGCCTCGAGCGGTACCCGGAAGTCGCGTCCGCCTCCACCGTCACCGGTGAGGCGGACGCGATCGTCCAGGTCTTCGCCTCCGACATGCGCCACTTCGAGCGCGTCCTGGAGCGGATCGCCGGCGAACCGTTCGTCGAGCGGACCAAGTCGGTGCTCGTGCTGTCCCCCCTGCTCAGGCGGTTCTCCTCGGGGGCCCCCGCCTGA
- a CDS encoding carbon-nitrogen hydrolase family protein, translating into MPPLRTALLQSSGTPGDIAKNLEILDSHAARAAAAGAGLLVAPEMFLTGYAIGADVHRLAETADGASAAAVAATAARHGIGVVYGYPERGTGHEAETVYNATQLIGPDGARLANYRKTHLFGCFEKEWFTPGDETVVQAELGGLRVGLLICYDVEFPENVRAHALAGTDLLVVPTALMNPFRFVAEKLLPVRAFESQMYVAYANRTGPEGDFDFAGLSCLAGPDGIARARAGLGEDLVIGDADPALLAASRADNPYLRDRRPGLYGPLAR; encoded by the coding sequence ATGCCGCCGCTGCGCACCGCCCTGCTCCAGAGCTCCGGGACCCCCGGCGACATCGCGAAGAACCTCGAGATCCTCGACAGCCACGCGGCCCGCGCGGCCGCCGCCGGGGCCGGCCTCCTCGTCGCCCCGGAGATGTTCCTCACCGGCTACGCGATCGGCGCCGACGTGCACCGCCTCGCCGAGACGGCCGACGGCGCCTCCGCCGCGGCCGTCGCCGCGACCGCCGCCCGCCACGGCATCGGCGTCGTCTACGGCTACCCGGAGCGCGGCACCGGGCACGAGGCGGAGACGGTGTACAACGCGACGCAGCTGATCGGCCCCGACGGCGCCCGCCTCGCGAACTACCGCAAGACCCATCTCTTCGGATGCTTCGAGAAGGAGTGGTTCACGCCCGGCGACGAGACGGTCGTCCAGGCCGAGCTCGGCGGCCTCCGCGTCGGCCTGCTGATCTGCTACGACGTCGAGTTCCCGGAGAACGTGCGGGCCCACGCCCTGGCGGGCACGGACCTGCTGGTGGTGCCGACGGCGCTGATGAACCCCTTCCGGTTCGTCGCCGAGAAGCTCCTCCCGGTCCGCGCCTTCGAGAGCCAGATGTACGTGGCGTACGCCAACCGCACCGGCCCCGAGGGCGACTTCGACTTCGCCGGACTGAGCTGCCTCGCCGGCCCCGACGGCATCGCCCGGGCCCGCGCCGGCCTCGGAGAGGACCTGGTGATCGGCGACGCCGACCCGGCCCTGCTGGCCGCCTCCCGCGCCGACAACCCGTATCTGCGCGACCGCCGGCCCGGCCTGTACGGGCCGCTCGCCCGCTGA